A window of Pomacea canaliculata isolate SZHN2017 linkage group LG3, ASM307304v1, whole genome shotgun sequence contains these coding sequences:
- the LOC112559162 gene encoding myb/SANT-like DNA-binding domain-containing protein 4, producing MAAARKARKANFSNCEDVAIIESYRKQKHVLQSKFKSTVTNRKKQTAWTEVTNAVNSVSAVCRTTKEVKERWVKLTKKAKAQLRARKYPPTSSGKNDEMANLDVMADILLGESDLTDGIAEGGIDAGDTQPKSEIDTPTDTVLEIIADDDGTMHLAPYSTTDCLAMSVTGIPHRSAFLKDWTEVTRSLFNCIAPIWMLIAKDTSRSLVKQLKLF from the exons ATGGCGGCAGCAAGAAAGGCGAGGAAGGCCAACTTTTCAAATTGTGAAGATGTGGCTATAATTGaaagttatagaaaacaaaagcatgtaCTCCAGAGCAAATTTAAGTCGactgtcacaaacagaaaaaagcaaacggCATGGACTGAAGTGACTAATGCAGTCAACTCTGTGTCTGCCGTCTGTAGAACAACAAAGGAGGTGAAGGAGCGTTGGGTGAAActtacaaaaaaagcaaaagcacaaCTCAGGGCCAGGAAATACCCTCCGACATCTTcgggaaaaaatgatgaaatggcAAATTTAGACGTAATGGCAGACATCCTTCTTGGAGAGTCGGATTTGACCGACGGCATTGCGGAAGGAGGTATTGATGCTGGAGACACGCAGCCTAAATCAG AGATTGACACACCAACAGACACAGTCCTTGAAATcattgctgatgatgatgggaCCATGCATCTGGCCCCATATTCTACCACAGACTGCCTGGCTATGTCAGTTACTGGCATCCCTCATAGGTCAGCATTTCTGAAAGACTGGACAGAAGTGACAAGGAGTCTTTTCAACTGCATAGCACCA ATATGGATGCTCATTGCAAAAGACACATCAAGGTCTCTGGTGAAACAGCTCAAACTGTTCTGA